Proteins encoded by one window of Branchiostoma floridae strain S238N-H82 chromosome 6, Bfl_VNyyK, whole genome shotgun sequence:
- the LOC118418417 gene encoding estradiol 17-beta-dehydrogenase 8-like isoform X2: MAESKEGRLTGRLALVTGGGSGIGRAVCQAFAREGAKVVVADINGSAAKETLSLLQGDPKSHRQYEVDVLSSEAVQEMFKVVCSEYKAAPSIVAPVAGGTPLGVGNILDMSEKSFNLTIDLNLKGTFLTVKAAAKAMVDNNVNNGSIITISSRVAETPRAGWSSYIAAKAAVQQFTKVAALELAEHGIRCNSVLPGATRTPFLDQLTGKGGPLQDHYKASSGTGIPMGRFAEPNEVANVITFLASDESSYVSGASIKVSG, encoded by the exons GTGGTGGGAGTGGTATTGGCCGAGCCGTGTGCCAGGCCTTCGCTAGGGAAGGAGCCAAGGTGGTTGTTGCAGACATCAACGGCAGCGCCGCCAAGGAGACTTTGTCATTACTGCAGGGCGATCCAAAAAGCCACCGACAGTATGAAGTTGACGTGCTATCTTCAGAGGCG GTCCAAGAGATGTTTAAAGTGGTTTGCAGTGAGTACAAGGCGGCGCCTAGTATCGTGGCACCTGTGGCAGGAGGGACCCCCCTGGGGGTTGGGAATATACTGGACATGTCGGAGAAGTCCTTCAACCTCACGATAGATCTCAATCTCAAG GGGACGTTCCTGACCGTGAAAGCTGCTGCAAAGGCGATGGTTGACAACAATGTTAACAACGGCTCTATCATCACGATATCCAGTAGGGTAGCGGAG ACTCCTAGGGCTGGATGGTCCAGCTACATAGCGGCAAAGGCGGCCGTGCAACAATTCACCAAAGTTGCGGCATTAGAGCTGGCTGA ACATGGCATCCGATGTAATTCTGTTCTTCCGGGAGCAACCAGAACGCCTTTCTTGGACCAACTTACAGGCAAGGGAGGGCCACTTCAAGACCACTACAAAGCATCG AGTGGAACCGGGATACCCATGGGTCGATTTGCCGAGCCGAATG AAGTCGCCAATGTCATCACTTTTCTGGCCTCGGATGAGAGCAGCTATGTAAGCGGGGCGTCCATAAAGGTGTCAGGTTAG
- the LOC118418417 gene encoding estradiol 17-beta-dehydrogenase 8-like isoform X1 produces the protein MAESKEGRLTGRLALVTGGGSGIGRAVCQAFAREGAKVVVADINGSAAKETLSLLQGDPKSHRQYEVDVLSSEAVQEMFKVVCSEYKAAPSIVAPVAGGTPLGVGNILDMSEKSFNLTIDLNLKGTFLTVKAAAKAMVDNNVNNGSIITISSRVAETPRAGWSSYIAAKAAVQQFTKVAALELAEHGIRCNSVLPGATRTPFLDQLTGKGGPLQDHYKASSGTGIPMGRFAEPNEVANVITFLASDESSYVSGASIKVSGGLQ, from the exons GTGGTGGGAGTGGTATTGGCCGAGCCGTGTGCCAGGCCTTCGCTAGGGAAGGAGCCAAGGTGGTTGTTGCAGACATCAACGGCAGCGCCGCCAAGGAGACTTTGTCATTACTGCAGGGCGATCCAAAAAGCCACCGACAGTATGAAGTTGACGTGCTATCTTCAGAGGCG GTCCAAGAGATGTTTAAAGTGGTTTGCAGTGAGTACAAGGCGGCGCCTAGTATCGTGGCACCTGTGGCAGGAGGGACCCCCCTGGGGGTTGGGAATATACTGGACATGTCGGAGAAGTCCTTCAACCTCACGATAGATCTCAATCTCAAG GGGACGTTCCTGACCGTGAAAGCTGCTGCAAAGGCGATGGTTGACAACAATGTTAACAACGGCTCTATCATCACGATATCCAGTAGGGTAGCGGAG ACTCCTAGGGCTGGATGGTCCAGCTACATAGCGGCAAAGGCGGCCGTGCAACAATTCACCAAAGTTGCGGCATTAGAGCTGGCTGA ACATGGCATCCGATGTAATTCTGTTCTTCCGGGAGCAACCAGAACGCCTTTCTTGGACCAACTTACAGGCAAGGGAGGGCCACTTCAAGACCACTACAAAGCATCG AGTGGAACCGGGATACCCATGGGTCGATTTGCCGAGCCGAATG AAGTCGCCAATGTCATCACTTTTCTGGCCTCGGATGAGAGCAGCTATGTAAGCGGGGCGTCCATAAAGGTGTCAG GGGGGTTGCAGTGA
- the LOC118418164 gene encoding delta-type opioid receptor-like → MPYYVIFSFLTLAGIVGNALIIAVLREHEKARTTAEIYIMNMATTDMLMLSMVPLLVTRNIMDYEWIFGDFMCRVYYLIGGLNMFNTVFILTAMSVDRYFCVSRPLRSLDWKTTRTAKIVCALLWAVATVIDLPWVIWADIIPDCAGTPMCLYDFPEYNKDEHFWERLTEIGVLLLSFVIPIILITGTHIGIWWHIRNPAAGLDRTQRSQEKVTRMVFAVVVVFVICWLPKNLAYLAERFDWFRTPIGFEFSIGFEMLMIANSAINPYLYTIFGQHFQRRLMGIFFPAKHRRSMVSRTNSHHHTIIMRSRVSTPTGDRRRHDSAPNHRCLDVEVHVEKKEDRSLSTPEEEANTSGHTRVEDTHL, encoded by the exons ATGCCTTACTACGTCATCTTTAGCTTCTTGACTCTCGCGGGAATTGTCGGAAACGCACTGATCATCGCCGTTCTTCGGGAACACGAGAAAGCCCGAACGACGGCGGAAATCTACATCATGAACATGGCGACTACGGATATGCTGATGCTGTCCATGGTGCCGCTTCTGGTCACCCGTAACATCATGGACTATGAGTGGATCTTTGGCGACTTCATGTGCCGTGTGTACTATCTTATCGGTGGTTTGAACATGTTTAACACGGTTTTCATTCTCACGGCTATGAGCGTAGACCGATACTTCTGTGTCTCGCGACCTCTGCGCTCTCTCGACTGGAAAACCACCAGAACTGCAAAAATCGTCTGCGCGTTGCTATGGGCGGTTGCCACGGTGATAGACCTACCCTGGGTGATATGGGCCGACATCATTCCTGATTGCGCCGGAACTCCCATGTGCCTCTATGATTTCCCAGAATACAACAAAGATGAACATTTCTGGGAGCGCCTGACGGAGATAGGGGTCCTTCTGTTATCGTTTGTGATCCCGATTATCCTGATCACGGGAACCCATATTGGAATTTGGTGGCACATTCGGAACCCAGCCGCCGGATTGGACCGAACACAACGGTCACAGGAGAAGGTCACCAGGATGGTCTTCGCCGTCGTTGTCGTCTTCGTCATCTGTTGGCTGCCGAAGAACCTCGCGTACCTCGCCGAGCGATTTGATTGGTTCCGAACCCCGATCGGATTCGAATTCAGCATCGGGTTTGAGATGCTCATGATCGCCAACAGCGCCATCAACCCCTATCTGTACACCATATTTGGGCAACACTTCCAGCGGAGGCTCATGGGAATATTTTTCCCGGCAAA ACACCGACGAAGCATGGTGTCTCGTACTAATAGCCATCACCATACGATCATTATGAGAAGCAGGGTCAGTACGCCCACTGGCGATCGGCGTCGGCATGACAGCGCCCCTAACCACCGGTGTCTGGATGTAGAGGTGCACGTGGAGAAGAAGGAAGACCGCAGCCTCTCAACGCCGGAGGAAGAGGCAAACACAAGCGGACATACTCGTGTAGAGGACACTCATCTCTGA